The Saprospiraceae bacterium genome includes the window ATGGGCCTAGTGTCAGTGTACGTCCATTTATAGATGGAGAGACGCCTGAGCAAGAAACCTTTATTTATACCCTTACCGTGACTACTCCAACTGGTTGTACAGCTACGGCTACTATTGGCGTGTTTGTTTTCAATCCTTCACCTGAAATTCCTAACGTATTCACGCCAAATGGTGATGAATTTAATGATGTTTTCAAGGCTTATTTCCCAGGGAATATTATTCAAGTTCTAGAGTTCCGCGTGTTTAATCGTTGGGGGCAAATCGTATACAACACCAATGACAATACGCCTTGGGATGGCGAGCACAAAGGAAAACCTGCACCTTCAGATGTATATATTTATCATATTATTTACCAGTTACCAGGGGGCGTTAGAAAGGAAGAGAAAGGAGATGTGACTTTGGTCCGGTAAATTGGCTCAATGTTTTTTTTGGACGCGGAGTGATTGTAGGTTTAGAGGTATTGGAGGAGAGGTATTTTTCTCCAATATCTTTGTTGCTCCAATCACTCCACGTCCTCAATCTTTATCCGAAAACAAGCTTTCTAAATCTAATTCCGTTTTTCTAAGTTTTTCTCGGCCATATTGGATCAATTCACTGGCACGGGTGATTTTTTCGGATAGGTCATCTATACTAATATTCCCATCTTGTAGTTCCTGCACAATGGATTGAAGTTCAGCCAATGCTTCTTCGTAGGTCATATTTATTTCGTTATTTGGCTCGTTATTTTGCCGTCTTTAAAAAGGGTTTCAATTTCATCCTGGGGTTGAACTGCTGTTGTTGAAGTAATGGCTTTTCCATTTTTGGTGGTAAGGGTATATCCCCGTTTAAGCGTAGCTGCTAAACTAAGCAATTCTGTTATTTTTGTCAATTGGTCCAGCAGATCTAGCTGGCGCTTTAATTGCTGTTGTGTCTGGGGTTGCAATCTTTGTTCCAGAAAACCAATCAGCTGGTTTTGCTGCTGCAGCAAATTACGCGTATGCAGATGGATAAATTGTTCGTGTTTTTTTAAGGTGATTTGAGCATTTTGCAGATGGAATTGGCTCATTTGCTGGAGCTGTTGGCCATATTGTAAAAGGGTGTTTTCAAATTGGCCGTTGTGCTGCAAGAGAAAATCGGCGACTGCGGTTGGCGTTTTCAGGCGCTGAAAAGCAACGATGTCAGCCACGGTTTCGTCGATATCATGGCCGATGCCTGTCAGAATAGGCAAGGGACAGTTGGCCAGGGCGCTACAAAGCTCAAATTCGTTGAAGGCCTGTAGGTCTAGCCTGGCTCCCCCGCCGCGAATAATGACCACCACATCAAAATCTGTCTGCCTTTTGGCGATACTCAACAATTGCTGTCTCATCTCTTTAGTCACCTGGTCGCCTTGCATAGCCGTAGGAAAAAGCTGCAGTTGGTAATGATAGCCATACGGATTGTATCGCAATTGGTTCTGGAAATCTTGCAATCCGGCAGCTGAGGGGGAAGACAGGATAGCGACGCGTTGCAAGACAATAGGTAGGGCAAGTTGGGCATTTTTATATAAAAGACCTTCCTGCTCCAGCAAGGTTATGGTTTGTTGCCGTTGTAAGGCCAGTTTCCCTAAAGTATAGGTTGGATCTATGTCTTCCACGACTAGTTTCAAACCATATCGTTCATGGAAGCTAACCCGAACCTGAATTTTCACTTCTAGACCATCTTGCAAGATATTGACCAGTTCCCGACCTATCTTTCGTTTGAGTTGTCGATAGGTAGTTGCCCAGATCGCCCCTTCGCTGCGGGCGATAATGGTCTCCTCTTCTTCAGACTTTTGTACCAATTCAAGGTAGAAATTGCCCCTGGATTCATTGATCTGCGCAATTTCACAGGTGATCCATATGGCGTCCTGGAGATTGAGCGCCAGCACCCGCCGGATGTATTCATTTAACTCGAATAAGGTATAACTTTGCAATAGGTTTTGTTTTTTTAATCAAAATTAAAATGGCAATTAAAATTAAAATGCCTTCTGTGTCGCTGGGGCTTGCCCTAACCCTCCAATACCTCTATAACTCCATTAACTCCCCGTCCAAAAAAACTCAAGCACCCGTTCCCGCACCTACACCACGACATTCCGCGGCTCCCCCTGCAAAAACGCCAAGATATTAGCCTCCGTTTCATCGATCAGACGTTGGCGTGCTTCTTGGCTAGCCCAGGCGTTATGGGGCGTGAGGATGCAATTGGGGACCCCCAGCAGCGGGTGGTCTTTCGGAGGTGGCTCTACAGAGAGGACATCGAGGCCTGCTCCAGCGATCCAACCTTCCTCCAATGCTTCTTTTAAGTCTACTTCATTGATCAGCCCTCCCCGGCCCGTATTGATGATGATGGCAGTAGGCTTCATGGTTTGCAGCAGTTTCTTATTAACAAAGCCTGTATTTGCGTCCGATAGCGGCGCATGCAAGCTGATAAAATCACTCTGCATAAAA containing:
- the xseB gene encoding exodeoxyribonuclease VII small subunit, producing the protein MTYEEALAELQSIVQELQDGNISIDDLSEKITRASELIQYGREKLRKTELDLESLFSDKD
- the xseA gene encoding exodeoxyribonuclease VII large subunit, which produces MQSYTLFELNEYIRRVLALNLQDAIWITCEIAQINESRGNFYLELVQKSEEEETIIARSEGAIWATTYRQLKRKIGRELVNILQDGLEVKIQVRVSFHERYGLKLVVEDIDPTYTLGKLALQRQQTITLLEQEGLLYKNAQLALPIVLQRVAILSSPSAAGLQDFQNQLRYNPYGYHYQLQLFPTAMQGDQVTKEMRQQLLSIAKRQTDFDVVVIIRGGGARLDLQAFNEFELCSALANCPLPILTGIGHDIDETVADIVAFQRLKTPTAVADFLLQHNGQFENTLLQYGQQLQQMSQFHLQNAQITLKKHEQFIHLHTRNLLQQQNQLIGFLEQRLQPQTQQQLKRQLDLLDQLTKITELLSLAATLKRGYTLTTKNGKAITSTTAVQPQDEIETLFKDGKITSQITK